In one Lentimicrobiaceae bacterium genomic region, the following are encoded:
- a CDS encoding ATP-binding cassette domain-containing protein → MIITDKILEAKNAYIYQKDILILSDVNISINKGEFVYLVGKTGTGKSSLLKTIYADIPLLQGEINVSGVNLFELKRKEIPFLRRKLGIVFQDFQLLYDRSVNDNLLFVMRATGWKKQEAMRYRLNEVLDKVGLITKGFKKPHELSGGEQQRVAIARALINDPELILADEPTGNLDPETSYEIMNILYDISKSGRAVFMATHNYQLLQQFPARILRCDRGKVDDVRFEDL, encoded by the coding sequence ATGATTATTACAGATAAAATTTTAGAAGCTAAAAACGCCTACATTTATCAAAAGGATATACTCATTCTTTCTGATGTTAATATTAGCATAAACAAAGGCGAATTTGTGTATTTGGTCGGGAAAACCGGAACAGGGAAAAGCAGCCTGCTTAAAACTATTTATGCCGATATTCCTCTTTTACAAGGCGAAATTAATGTTTCGGGAGTAAATTTATTTGAACTGAAACGCAAAGAAATTCCATTTTTAAGACGCAAATTAGGAATTGTTTTCCAGGATTTTCAGTTGCTATACGACCGTTCGGTTAACGACAATTTGCTATTTGTTATGCGTGCTACAGGTTGGAAAAAGCAAGAAGCTATGCGATACAGACTCAACGAAGTATTGGACAAAGTCGGTCTTATTACCAAAGGTTTCAAAAAACCTCACGAGCTTTCGGGTGGCGAACAACAACGTGTAGCCATTGCACGAGCATTAATCAACGATCCGGAGCTAATTTTAGCCGACGAACCCACAGGAAACCTTGACCCCGAAACTTCTTACGAAATTATGAATATTTTGTACGATATCAGCAAATCGGGTAGGGCAGTATTTATGGCTACGCACAATTACCAACTGCTACAACAGTTTCCTGCCAGAATTTTAAGGTGCGATAGGGGTAAAGTTGATGACGTTAGATTTGAAGATTTATAA
- a CDS encoding glycosyltransferase: MFNHVHIVSFNVPSPPNYGGVIDVYYKLKHLHELGIKIHLHCFVYDRLPDPELNNFCEKVYYYDRNTNPLLNFCKTPYIVLSRKSEKLLNNLLADDAPILFEGMHCCYYINNEKLKDRLLIYRESNIEHHYYMQLCKAENKIYKKLFYFIESLKLKCFEKQLMHSKLMFVVSKSDYDYLQNKFQENKVVYLPSFHANNEVICKVGRGDYVLYHGNLSVAENEKAAIYLITNVFEQMPDTKFVIAGLNPSQRLKNKVATCNNIELVESPDSQTMQNLISDAQIHIMFTFQATGLKLKLLNTLYSGRYVICNDKMLSGTGLENLCITANNPSEIISKINNYMNTEFSVSNIEKRKTILSENYSNKRNAEKLVSEIKETLL, from the coding sequence AAAATCCATTTGCACTGCTTTGTTTACGACCGTTTGCCCGACCCTGAGCTGAACAATTTTTGCGAAAAAGTTTACTATTATGACAGAAACACCAACCCTTTGCTCAATTTTTGCAAAACGCCTTATATAGTTTTAAGTCGGAAATCGGAAAAGCTGCTTAATAATTTATTGGCTGATGACGCTCCTATTCTTTTTGAAGGAATGCATTGTTGTTATTACATCAACAATGAAAAGCTCAAAGATAGACTGTTAATTTATCGCGAAAGTAATATAGAACATCATTATTACATGCAGTTGTGCAAAGCCGAAAATAAGATTTACAAAAAGCTATTCTATTTTATTGAAAGTCTGAAACTTAAGTGTTTTGAAAAACAACTTATGCACTCAAAGCTGATGTTTGTAGTTTCAAAAAGCGATTACGATTATTTGCAAAACAAATTTCAGGAAAATAAGGTCGTGTATCTTCCTAGCTTTCATGCCAATAATGAAGTAATATGCAAAGTCGGCAGAGGCGATTATGTTTTGTATCACGGCAATTTGTCGGTTGCCGAAAACGAAAAAGCCGCTATTTACTTGATAACAAATGTTTTTGAGCAAATGCCCGATACAAAATTTGTCATTGCAGGTTTAAATCCTAGTCAGCGATTAAAAAACAAAGTTGCGACATGCAATAACATTGAACTTGTCGAAAGTCCTGACAGTCAGACCATGCAAAATTTGATTTCCGATGCACAAATACATATTATGTTTACATTTCAGGCAACAGGTTTAAAACTCAAACTTTTAAATACCTTATATTCAGGAAGATACGTTATTTGCAACGATAAAATGCTAAGCGGAACAGGACTTGAAAATTTATGTATTACTGCCAATAATCCGAGTGAAATAATTTCTAAAATTAACAATTACATGAATACGGAATTTAGCGTTTCGAACATTGAAAAACGCAAAACGATATTATCTGAAAACTATAGTAATAAAAGAAATGCCGAAAAATTGGTTTCGGAAATAAAAGAGACGTTATTATAA